Proteins encoded by one window of Roseibium sp. Sym1:
- a CDS encoding haloacid dehalogenase type II has product MAHAAYVFDAYGTLFDVHAAVRKHAEKLGPDAQRLSSLWREKQLEYSWVRALMGKYLDFWELTQQGLDTAFALVPTADKSMRDDLLSAYWELDCYPEVPEVLTGLKATGSKIAILSNGSPAMLEAAAKAAGLTELFDEIFSVDDLKTFKTDPQVYEMVTTHFRIYPEEVSFQSSNRWDIAGATAFGFRTVWMNRAGMPDEYPDLSPKAVLADLTGLAALG; this is encoded by the coding sequence ATGGCGCATGCCGCTTATGTGTTTGATGCCTATGGCACCTTGTTTGATGTGCATGCCGCAGTCCGCAAACATGCCGAAAAACTGGGCCCAGACGCCCAGCGCCTGTCCTCGCTCTGGCGGGAAAAGCAGCTGGAATATTCCTGGGTCCGGGCCCTGATGGGCAAGTATCTGGATTTCTGGGAATTGACCCAGCAGGGACTGGACACGGCCTTTGCGCTGGTACCGACCGCCGACAAGTCCATGCGCGACGATCTTCTGAGCGCCTATTGGGAACTCGACTGCTACCCGGAAGTTCCGGAAGTCCTGACCGGCCTCAAGGCGACCGGCTCCAAGATCGCCATCCTGTCCAACGGCTCGCCCGCCATGCTGGAAGCTGCCGCCAAGGCCGCCGGGCTGACCGAACTGTTCGACGAGATCTTCTCGGTCGATGACCTCAAGACGTTCAAGACGGATCCGCAGGTCTATGAAATGGTGACGACCCATTTCCGCATCTACCCCGAAGAGGTCTCCTTCCAGTCGTCCAACCGCTGGGACATTGCCGGCGCGACCGCGTTCGGCTTTCGCACCGTGTGGATGAACCGGGCCGGCATGCCGGATGAATATCCGGATCTTTCTCCGAAGGCCGTGCTTGCCGACCTGACGGGGCTGGCGGCACTCGGCTGA
- a CDS encoding YbfB/YjiJ family MFS transporter, with amino-acid sequence MSSIARSPAALAFGGFLALAAAMGIGRFVYTPILPFMSEALRLPADDAGLIASANFLGYLAGALIGASRSLPGSPRLWFLGGLLASALTSAAMALTTSLAAFLAIRFLSGIASAFVLVFSTTLILERLAGAGRTGLAALHFAGVGCGIAFSALLVSALAYLSADWRALWLASGAGTLIFLGVSTLLVPSENGGGPTQAAPATTASKVPASPFSSGNRIRLILAYGLFGFGYVITATFVNAIARATPALQPTEPFVWLTVGLCSAPSIYLWNRAAARIGARKAFALACVLESAGVALTAITLNPLLFLLGAALLGATFMGITALGLMEARREVGADGPAAIRRMLAVLTAAFGIGQVAGPWFAGQLHHATGSFSAPSLAAATALLVAAALVAR; translated from the coding sequence ATGTCTAGCATCGCCCGCTCTCCGGCCGCGCTCGCCTTTGGCGGTTTTCTGGCGCTGGCGGCGGCGATGGGCATCGGGCGGTTTGTCTACACGCCGATCCTGCCTTTCATGAGCGAGGCCCTGCGCCTGCCGGCCGACGACGCCGGCCTGATCGCGTCAGCCAATTTTCTCGGTTACCTTGCCGGAGCACTCATCGGGGCCTCCCGCTCCCTGCCCGGCAGCCCCCGGCTCTGGTTCCTGGGAGGGCTGCTGGCCAGCGCCCTGACAAGCGCGGCCATGGCGCTGACAACGTCGCTTGCCGCATTCCTGGCAATCAGGTTCCTGAGCGGCATTGCCAGCGCCTTTGTGCTGGTGTTCTCGACGACACTGATCCTCGAGCGCCTGGCCGGTGCCGGCAGGACAGGCCTCGCCGCCTTGCATTTTGCCGGGGTGGGCTGCGGCATTGCCTTCTCCGCGCTACTTGTGTCCGCGCTCGCGTACCTGTCCGCCGACTGGCGCGCCTTGTGGCTCGCCAGCGGCGCGGGAACGCTCATCTTTCTTGGAGTATCCACCCTTCTGGTGCCGTCTGAAAACGGTGGCGGACCAACGCAGGCGGCGCCGGCGACAACCGCTTCCAAGGTCCCGGCATCCCCTTTTTCGAGCGGCAACAGGATCCGCCTGATCCTCGCCTATGGCCTTTTCGGCTTCGGCTACGTGATCACGGCCACCTTCGTCAACGCGATTGCCCGGGCAACCCCTGCCCTGCAACCGACGGAACCCTTTGTCTGGCTCACGGTCGGACTGTGCTCCGCCCCCTCGATCTATCTCTGGAACAGGGCCGCCGCACGGATCGGCGCCCGCAAGGCCTTTGCCCTTGCCTGTGTCCTCGAATCCGCCGGGGTCGCGCTGACCGCGATCACCCTGAACCCGCTGCTGTTCCTTCTCGGCGCGGCATTGCTCGGCGCAACCTTCATGGGCATCACGGCCCTGGGGCTGATGGAAGCCAGGCGAGAGGTGGGCGCGGACGGGCCTGCCGCCATCCGCCGGATGCTGGCGGTGTTGACGGCGGCCTTCGGCATCGGACAGGTGGCCGGCCCCTGGTTTGCCGGCCAGCTGCACCATGCGACCGGGTCGTTCTCGGCGCCTTCACTGGCGGCAGCCACGGCCCTTCTGGTGGCCGCGGCGCTGGTCGCCCGCTGA
- a CDS encoding branched-chain amino acid aminotransferase: MSGWSDTWTWIDGTWHEGNPPIMGPRTHASWLGSSVFDGARFFEGVMPDIDLHCKRVNDSAVALGMKATMQAGEMAELTREGCAKFSSDQQIYVKPMYWVEGDGPGVIVGDPESTRFCLCLFDAPMAPRDAAMSITLSPFRRPTMECMPVNAKAGCLYPNNARAMVEAKGRGFDNAVVRDMLGNVAELTSANIFMAKDGKVHTPAPNGTFLNGITRQRVIRLLRGAGYDVFERTMDYGEFLEADEIFSTGNYNKVTPVKRIEERDLQPGPIAARARDLYWDFSHG; this comes from the coding sequence ATGAGCGGATGGAGCGACACCTGGACCTGGATCGACGGGACCTGGCATGAGGGCAATCCACCGATCATGGGGCCGCGGACCCACGCTTCCTGGCTCGGTTCGAGCGTGTTTGACGGCGCCCGCTTCTTCGAGGGCGTGATGCCGGACATCGATCTGCATTGCAAACGCGTCAACGACAGCGCCGTGGCACTCGGCATGAAGGCGACCATGCAGGCCGGCGAGATGGCGGAACTCACCCGCGAGGGCTGCGCGAAGTTCAGCAGTGACCAGCAGATCTACGTCAAGCCGATGTATTGGGTTGAGGGCGACGGTCCGGGCGTGATTGTCGGCGATCCGGAAAGCACGCGCTTCTGCCTGTGCCTGTTCGACGCGCCGATGGCGCCCAGGGACGCGGCGATGAGCATCACGCTGTCACCTTTTCGGCGCCCGACCATGGAATGCATGCCGGTCAACGCCAAGGCCGGTTGTCTTTATCCCAACAATGCCCGTGCCATGGTGGAAGCCAAGGGGCGTGGCTTTGACAACGCCGTGGTGCGCGACATGCTCGGCAACGTCGCCGAACTGACCTCCGCCAACATCTTCATGGCCAAGGACGGCAAGGTCCATACGCCCGCGCCCAACGGTACATTTCTCAACGGCATTACCCGTCAGCGCGTGATCCGGCTTCTCAGGGGCGCCGGCTATGACGTCTTCGAGCGGACAATGGACTATGGCGAGTTCCTCGAGGCCGACGAGATCTTTTCCACCGGAAACTACAACAAGGTCACTCCGGTCAAACGGATTGAAGAGCGCGACCTGCAGCCCGGACCGATTGCGGCCCGGGCACGGGATCTCTACTGGGATTTCTCCCACGGCTGA
- a CDS encoding VOC family protein: MEQRISMTTLVVDDIAEARRFFEAGLGWQVNAAPSPDVVFFQVIGGVLALYSKAALAEEIGRDVTDARTGAITLAWNARTAADVDTMFHEALAAGAKAVKHPEKAFWGGYSSYVEIPGGHLLEIAHNPFWTIEPDGAVTLPTA, from the coding sequence ATGGAGCAGCGCATCTCGATGACCACGCTCGTGGTGGACGACATCGCCGAGGCAAGGCGGTTTTTCGAGGCCGGCCTCGGCTGGCAGGTCAATGCGGCTCCGTCGCCGGACGTCGTGTTCTTTCAGGTGATCGGCGGCGTGCTCGCCCTTTACAGCAAGGCGGCCCTTGCCGAGGAAATCGGCCGCGACGTAACGGACGCGAGGACAGGCGCGATCACGCTGGCCTGGAACGCCCGCACCGCGGCGGACGTCGACACCATGTTTCATGAAGCTCTGGCCGCCGGAGCCAAGGCAGTCAAACACCCCGAGAAGGCCTTCTGGGGCGGATATTCCTCCTATGTGGAAATTCCCGGCGGGCATCTGCTGGAGATTGCCCATAACCCCTTTTGGACCATCGAACCCGACGGGGCCGTCACATTGCCCACCGCTTGA
- the dctP gene encoding TRAP transporter substrate-binding protein DctP: MKKLTTRRQALRTLAGAGTAGAATLAAPHIASAQGQTTTWKIQTSWPGGAGLQIFKDWCATIEEKTGGELAFQPFGANDVVGDFQLFDAVKNGVLDAVNPFTIYAQGIIPAATFLTSYPLGLRNPHEWDVFYYSLGGLEIARELYAAQNMMFVGPVHHGPNIIHSKVPIRSIDDFRGRKMRLPGGMVAEVFTEIGAETTVLPGSEIFPALEKGTIDVADYVGPAVNYSLGFSQVTDYISMGPPGFMSLYQPVDLMDITVGMDAWNALSPQMRQFVEMETHVYSDMHHAAIQKADQDAWAKFMADGTEITRLSQDDVELMTEVAVPIWFNYANRDKDSARIFKIQLDYMMSGSLGYVTPEQIEGLELKL; encoded by the coding sequence ATGAAAAAGTTGACTACACGCCGTCAGGCATTGCGCACCCTTGCCGGTGCCGGAACGGCCGGAGCCGCCACCCTGGCGGCCCCCCACATTGCATCGGCCCAGGGTCAGACGACCACCTGGAAGATCCAGACATCCTGGCCGGGAGGCGCGGGCCTGCAGATCTTCAAGGACTGGTGCGCGACCATCGAGGAAAAGACCGGTGGCGAACTGGCATTCCAGCCCTTCGGCGCCAACGACGTTGTCGGCGATTTCCAGCTCTTTGACGCGGTGAAGAACGGCGTGCTCGACGCGGTCAATCCGTTCACCATCTACGCCCAGGGCATCATTCCCGCCGCTACCTTCCTGACCAGCTACCCGCTGGGCCTGCGCAATCCGCATGAATGGGACGTGTTCTATTATTCCCTCGGCGGACTGGAGATTGCCCGCGAACTTTATGCGGCGCAGAACATGATGTTCGTCGGACCGGTGCATCACGGCCCCAACATCATCCACTCCAAGGTGCCGATCCGTTCGATCGACGATTTCCGTGGCCGCAAGATGCGCCTTCCCGGCGGCATGGTTGCGGAGGTGTTCACCGAGATCGGTGCGGAAACCACCGTCCTGCCGGGCTCCGAGATTTTCCCGGCGCTTGAAAAGGGCACCATCGACGTCGCCGACTATGTCGGCCCGGCGGTCAACTACTCCCTCGGCTTCAGCCAGGTGACCGATTACATCTCCATGGGCCCTCCGGGCTTCATGTCGCTGTACCAGCCAGTCGACCTCATGGACATCACCGTGGGCATGGATGCCTGGAACGCGCTCAGCCCGCAGATGCGGCAGTTCGTCGAAATGGAAACCCATGTCTATTCGGACATGCACCATGCCGCCATCCAGAAGGCCGACCAGGATGCCTGGGCGAAATTCATGGCGGACGGCACGGAGATCACGCGCCTGAGCCAGGACGACGTCGAACTGATGACGGAGGTGGCCGTGCCGATCTGGTTCAACTACGCGAACCGCGACAAGGACAGCGCGCGCATCTTCAAGATTCAGCTCGACTACATGATGTCGGGGTCGCTCGGTTATGTGACTCCGGAGCAGATCGAAGGTCTGGAACTCAAGCTTTAA